CGGGACGCAGGACCACGCCGAGGAGCCAGACGACCGCGCCCGAGCCGAGCCAGCGCGCGGCCGGCCGGTGCCCCGGCGCCATCTTGACCGAGGCGACAAGGAGCGAGACCGCGGCCAGCAGCGCGGCCAGCCCGCCGGCGACCGCGCCGGTCGCCAGGGCCGGCGCGCCCGCGAGCAGGGCAGCGGCGAGCCCCGCCACGCCTGTCGCGGCTGCGGCGGCGAGCGGCGCCCGTGGATCACGCCAGCGGATCAATGTCGTTGCCCATCCCGAGTCCGAGTCAGCTCACGTGACTGCCGGGGGTCGGCAGTCGCACATCGCCAGTGTGTGCGCTCCGGGGTGCGCGGGGGGTGACAACCCGGGAGTCGTCACCGATCTGATAACCATGAGGACCACTTCACTCGAAGATCTCCTTGACAACGGGTCAGCGAATGCTGTCGTGGAATCATCGATGACGCCCACCGTACGCACCGAAGGTCACGGGGCAGACACGTTCCGGAATCCCTTTGTCAGTACGACTCCGTGATCACGTTCTTCAGCGGCTCGCCCGCCAGGTAGCGCAGCAGCTGCGAGCGGATCAGCCGCAGTGACCTGCGGGTCGAGGCCGGCGTGCTGCCCGCGACGTGCGGGGTGATGAACACCCCTGGCGCGTTCCACAACGGATGTCCCTCGGGGATCGGCTCGGGGTCGCTCACGTCGAGCGCGGCGCGCAGCCGTCCCGACTCCAGCTCGGCCACCAGGTCGTCCGTGACGACCACCGCGCCCCTGGCGGCGTTGACCAGCAGCGCGCCGTCCTTCATCCTCGCCAGGAAGGCCGCGTCGACCATGCCCGTCGTCTCGGCGGTCGCGGGTACCAGGAGCACCACGACGTCGGCCTCGGGCAGCAGGCTCTCGAGCTCCTCCATCGCGTGGACGCCCTCGCGGGCCGTCCTCGCCACCCTGACCACCTCGACCTCGAACCCCTCCAGCCGGCGTTCGAGCGCGGCCCCGATGGAGCCGTATCCGACGATCAGCACTCGCGCGTCGGCCAGCACGCCGGTGTGGTGGTAGGTCCACTCCCCCCTGCGCTGGGCGTCGACGAAGCCGGGGAACTCCCTCAGCACCGCGATCATCGCGCCGACCGCCCACTCCGCGGTCCCCGCGTCGTGCACGCCCCGCGCGTTGCACAGCGTCACGCCCTGCGGCAGGTCCGGCCGGTACGGTTCGACGCCCGCGGTCACGGTCTGCACCAGCTTCAGCCGCTTCATCGCCGCCATCAGCCCGGGGGTGTCCGGCACCGGGATGAGCGGCGGGATCCACACCTCGACCTCGTCGGCCCCGTCGGGAACCGGCCCCTGGCCGTCGTAGACGACACACTCGACGTCGGGCAGGTCGGTCAGCACGCCGGCGGCCGCCTCGGACGGCACCCAGATCTTCATACGCCGAACTTTATGGGCACAGGGTCAGTATGGGACACATGAGGGCCTGGTTTGTGATCATGATGACCGCGTTCACGGTCGTGGGGTGCGCCGCGGCGCCGGCCGAGATCGCCGCCCGCCCGGCGGGCACGGCGAGCCCCACGACCACGCCGGGCGATCCCCGCACGATCGCCGAGGGGTTGTCGGTGCCGTGGGCGATCGCCTTCACGGAGGGCGGGGACGCGCTGGTGACCGAGCGCGACAGCGCGAGGCTGCTGCGCGTGACGGCGGCGGGGAAGGTCACCCCGCTGGGAGAGATCGAAGGCGTGGAACCGGACGGCGAGGGCGGCCTGATGGGGGTGGCCGCCCGAGGCGACCAGGTCTTCCTCTACTACACCGCCGCCTCGGACAACAGGATCGTCCGCTACCGGCTGGCCGGTGACACGCTCTCGGACCGGAAGGTGATCGTCAAGGGCATCCCCAAGGGCGGCATCCACAACGGAGGCAGACTCGCCTTCGGCCCCGACGGCTTCCTCTACGCCAGCACCGGCGAGACCGGCGACCAGGCCCTCGCCCAGGACCGCGACTCGCTCGCGGGCAAGATCCTGAGGATGACCGCCGACGGCGCGCCCGCGCCGGGCAACCCGTTCGGCACCCTGGTCCACAGCTACGGCCACCGCAACGTGCAGGGCCTGGCGTGGGACTCCTCGGGTCGGCTGTACGCCTCGGAGTTCGGCGCCAACTCCTTCGACGAGGTCAACCTGATCGAGGCGGGCGGCAACTACGGCTGGCCCGAGGTCGAGGGCGTCGGCGACGATCCCGACTACGTCAACCCGATCGTCACCTGGGACACCTCGGAGGCCTCCCCCTCGGGCATGGCCTACGCGGAGGGCTCGCTGTGGGTGGGCGCGCTGCGCGGGGAGCGGTTGTGGCAGGTGCCGCTGGACGGGGCCGGCTCGGCCGGCCGGCCGGTCGACCATCTGCGCGACGCCCACGGCAGGCTCCGCGCCGTCACCCTCGCCCCCGACGGCACCCTGTGGATCGGCACGAGCAACAAGGACGGCAGGGGCGACCCCCGTCAGGGCGACGACCGGATCATGTCGGTGCCCGTGGGCTGACTACTCCAGGTCGTCGGAGGGCGGCTTGACGCAGGTCACGAGCTTCTCCATGCGGTAGACCGTGGTCTTCGTGTCCCGCTTGACCTCCGCGCCGTCGTTGGAGATCACGCGGGTCACGTCGATCGTGAACCCCTCGTGGCCCTCGGTCGGCTTGCAGTCGGGGCTGTCGTCCTGCTCGCGGACCACCGGCACGACGTTCCTCTTCGGCGAGGTGACCGACTCGACCTTGTCGTAGCGCTTGGTGCTCCAGAGCGTGACCGTGATCGACGTGCTCGTGTAGGAGGTCTTGACCAGCACGCCGTACTCGGAGTCGTTCTTCCACTTCAGGTCGACGGTCGGCCAGAAGACGGTGGCCTCGCGGCCCGGCGGGTAGCGGGAGATCCAGTACATGTGGGCCAGGTGCTCGACGTCCTCGAAGCCGCCGAAGTAGGCCGCGTTGTACATCGTGGTCGCGAACTGCGAGACGCCGCCGCCGACGCCGTCCTCCATCTTGCCCGCGACGATCTGCCCGGCGGGCAGGTAGCCCTTGGCGGCGGTGCGCTCGCCCACGAGGCCGTTGATGGAGAAGGTCTCGCCGGGCCTGACGATGTGGCCGTCGACCGCGTCGGCCATCAGATGGATGTTGGTCACTCGGTTCTGGCAGCAGGGGTGCTGGGTGGTGAAGGAGCCCACCTTCTCCTTGATGCCCAGGCCGCGCAGCTCGCTGTCGGTCAGCCGCGGCGCGACGACCGCCAGCTCCACCGGGATGGTACGGCTGCCGCCCGACGCGAGCGCCTTGGCCACGTCCGCGGCGAGACGCTTGTCGTCCACGCCCTTGCCCTTGCGCGCGGGAACCAGCTTGAGCCGGTCGCCGACCACGTCGTAGGTGGCGTCGCGCGGCGCCTGGGCGGCGTCGATGAGCTGGCTCTCGATCCCGCTCAGCGCCTTCCTGGCGTCGAAGCGGGGTTCGAGGGCGCCCTCGCCGTCGGAGACGAAGGTGAGGTTGGCGGCGATGACCGAGGCGGGGATCTGCGCCTGCTTGCCGTCTCTGGTCAGGGTGATCGGTCCGGACACCGCCTTGGCCGCCGTGGCGGCGGCCGCCTTGACGGCGGCGGGCGTGGTCGTCGGCTGGTCCACCTTGACGGGCAGCGACACGGTCGCGCGCGGCTTGAGGAAGCCGTCGCTGATCAGCTTGACCGCGGCCTCCTGGTCGAGGACGACCCCGTCGCGCGGGGCCACGGAGACGGGCGTGGTCCCCTTGAAGACGACGCGCCCCTCCCTGGCCTTCTGGTCGACCTTGGCGGCCAGCGACTCGACGGTCCTGGCGAGCTGGGCGGACTCCACGGAGACCTTCGGCTCGATCTCGGTCGTCCCGGTCAGCGCCCGCCACACCTCGACGGGGTCGGGGAAGCCGCTGGGCGCCTGCTCGATCGTCCCCACGACGTCGAGCTCGACGCCCGCCTCGTCGGAGTCGATGGTCTCCTTGCGGCCGTTCACCTCGACGTCGAGGGGCAGCTCCACCTTGGGCGCCAGCTCGTCCCTGAGCGTGTCGGCCGCCTCGGTGACGGTCATGCCGCCGATGTCGACGCCGCCGACCCTGGTGCCGCGCAGCACGGAGCCGGACATGGCCACCGCGGGGACGAGGTAGGCCAGCGCCACCAGCACGCCGAGCACGATCGCGAGCACGGGGAGCAGGCGGCCGCCCCGCTTCGCGGGCGGGCGCGGCGGCTCCGAGGAGCGTTCCTGGAATCCGAAGTCAGGGGGCGGCGGGGGCGCGTCGTGGCGCTGCGGTTCCGCCATGGGCCACGGCTGGGGCACGGGGGCCACGGGCGGCAGCGCGTTCGGCCCGGCGGGAGCCGGTTCCCGCCGGCCTCCGGGGCCGTAGATGTCGGGTGAGACGCCGGGCGGCAGCCCGCCCATCCTGGGTTTCCTGCCATTACCCGGGGGTGGCGTGGGCACCGAGGCGAACGGGTCGGTCGGTGGATCGATCGGTCGGGCGTTCGCCACGCCTCAAACTCCTCCCCATCGCTGCTCTCCCTCAGGAAACAGTAAGGCACTCCTGGCACGATATGTACCTTGAATCAGGACATCCAGCGATAGCGGTGTTCGGGACGGCCCGTCGTGCCGTACCTGGGTCTCAGCTCGGCGCGGCCCGCCGCGCACAGGTATTCGAGGTAGCGGCGGGCGCTGACCCGCGACAGGCCGGTCAGCGCGGCGGCCTCGCTGGCCGACAGATCGCCGGCGGCCTGGCGCAGCGCGTCGGCGACCAGGGCGCACGTCGCCGAGGACAGTCCCTTGGGCAGAGGCGCGCGCACGACGCCGAAGAGGCGGTCGATGTCGTCCTGCCGTACCTCGGGGCCGATGGCGGTGAGCTGCCTGCGGGTGGCGGCGTACTGCGTGAGCCGCTCGGCCAGCGCGGCCGCGGTGAAGGGCTTGATCAGGTAGCTGATCGCGCCGCCGCGCATCGCCTCCCTGACCGTGGGCAGGTCGCGGGCCGCGCTGATCATGAGGACGTCCACGCCGCGCAGCCTGTTCAGCACCTCGAGCCCCGACATGTCGGGCAGGTAGATGTCGAGCAGCACCAGGTCGGGGTGCTCCCTCGCCACCGCGTCCAGGGCCGCGGCGCCGGTGTGGGCAGTGCCGACGACCTCGAACCCCTGCACCTTCGACACGTAGCCGCCGTGGATGCGCGCCACCATGAAGTCGTCGTCGACGACGAGCACACGGACGGTCATGGCAGCAACGCCGTGAACACGGCGCCTCCCGCGTTGTGGACGCGCACCCAGCCACCCCTGCGCATGCACGCCTGCCTGGTGAGGGCCAGGCCCAGCCCGCGCGGCCCCGAGTGCGCCGCCTTGGTGGTGAACCCCTCCCTGAAGACCTCTTCGACCAGGTCGGCGGTGATGCCGGGGCCCGAGTCGCCGACCCGCACCCGCAGGCCCTCCTCGGTCGCCCGCACCGAGACCTCGATCGTCCCCTGCGCGCCGTCGAGCGCGTCGATCGCGTTGGCGACCAGGTTGCCGACCACGAGCACGGCGTCCTGCGGGTCGTCGATCACGCCCTCGGGCACGCAGGTGTCGTCGGCGAGCACCAGGGTCGCGCCGCGCTCGGCGGCCTCCGCCGACTTGGCCAGCAGCAGCGCGGCCAGCGTGGGATCGGCGACGCGGTCGCGGATGCCGGTCGCGTAGGTGTTGCGGGTGGTCCTGGTGATGAAGCTGACCGCGGCGTCGTGCTCGCCGAGCTCCAGCAGGCCGACCACGGTGTGCATCCTGTTGGCGAACTCGTGGGCCTGGGCGCGCAGCGCCTCGGTGGCCGAGCTGGCCGAGTCGAGCTCGGCGGCCAGCCGTACCAGCTCGGTGCGGTCGCGCAGGGTGATCACCCAGCCGCGCTGCCTGCCGCGCACGGACACGGGGGTGCGGTTGAGCACCAGCACCCGCTCGCCGTGCAGCACGATCCGGTCCTCGCCGGGGTCGGCGCCGCCGAGGACGTCGCGCATGCGCTCGGAGACCGGCATCGCGGTCAGGTCGGCGCCGACCTCGCCGAGCAGCTCGCGGGCGGCGTCGTTGACCAGCGTCACCCTGCCCTCCATGTCGAGGGCGAGCACGCCCTCCTTGACCCCGTGCAGCACGCCCTCGCGCTGCTCGAGCAGCTTGGCGATCTCTCCCGGCTCGAGGCCGAAGGTCTGCCTGCGCACCCTGCGCACGATGAGCGCCGCCGCCGCCGAACCGGCCACCAGGACGGCGAGCGCCGTGTAGAGCAGTGGCGCCAGGACCGCCCCCACCTGGGCGTCCACCTTCTCCACGAGCACGCCGACCGAGGTGAGCCCGATGACCGTGCCGTACTCGTCGTAGATCGGCGCCTTGCCCCGCACGGTGGTGCCGATCGTGCCGGTCTGGACCCCGACCCACTTCTGCCCCGTCAGCACCTGCGAGCCGTCGGTGGACAGCCGCTTGCCGATGAGGGAGGTGTTCGGGTGGGCGTAGCGCTTCTGCTCCCTGTTGGCGATCACCACGTAGTCGGCGCCGGTCTCCAGCTGGACGCCCGCGGCGATGGGCTGCAGCAGCGCGGACGGATCCTCGGCGGCGAAGGCGGCCCGCACCTGCGGCATCCCCGCCACCGCCTCGGCGATCGCCAGCGCCCGCTGCTGGTACTGCGAATCGAGCTGGGTGCGGGTGTGCTGGGCCCACACGACAGCGGTGCCGCTGACGGCGAGGACGACGATCACCATCTGCAGCACGAAGAGTTGCGTGCCGAGTCTCACAGCTGCCATGCAAGCACCGGCAGGTCACGCCAGGGTCGCGACCAATATGTCCTTTACGACGGCAAGCGAGTAAATACTCGACGTGGGGGGATGTCCGTTTCACCATCCAGTATTCGAAATTGTGACCCCCCGTTTTGGAGTGATCATGCGACTCCGCATACTTGCCGCAATTGCCGCCCTCTCCGTCGCGGCCCTCACCGGCTGCGGCGGCCAGGGAACGACCGGCGGAACCGGCACACTGCGCATCATGGCGCCCGCCGCCGTCGGCGGCGGGTGGGACCAGACCTCCCGTACGGCGGAGCAGGCCATCAAGTCCGTCTTCCCCGACCGGAAGATCGAGGTCTTCAACGTGCCCGGCGCCGGAGGCACCATCGGCCTGGCCCAGCTCGCCGGCGAGAAGGGCAACGGCAACATGCTCATGACCATGGGCCTGGTCATGGTCGGCGCGATCGAGCAGAACAAGTCCAAGGTCACGCTGGCGGACACGACGCCCATCGCCAAGCTGACCGAGGAGTACGAGATCGTCGTCGTGCCCGCCGACTCGCCGCTGAAGACGCTGGCCGACCTGGCCGCGGCGTGGAAGGCCGACCCCGCCAAGGTGTCGGTCGCGGGCGGCTCGGCCGGCGGCACCGACCACATCCTGGCCGGGCTGATGGCCAAGGCGGCCGGCGTCGACCCCAAGCGGGTCAACTACATCGCCCACTCGGGTGGCGGTGAGGCGCTCAACGCCCTGCTCGGCAACAAGGTCACCATCGGCGTCTCGGGCGTCGGCGAGTTCGCCGAGCACGTGAAGTCGGGCAAGCTGCGCGCGCTGGGCGTCTCCTCGCCCGCCCGCATCGACTCGGTGGACGCGCCCACGCTGAAGGAGGGCGGCCTCGACGTCGAGCTGGCCAACTGGCGCGGAATGGTCGCCCCCGCCGGGGTGAGCGACGTCGACAAGAAGTCGCTCATCGATCTGGTGACCAAGATGCACGACTCGCAGGCGTGGAAGGACGCGGTGGCCAAGAACGGCTGGATCGACGCCTTCCAGACCGGCCAGCAGTTCGCCGACTTCCTGACGGCCGAGCAGACGCGCGTCAAGGCGGTCATCGCCGAGATGGGGCTCGTCTCCTGATGTCCGCGCCGCGCGACGACGGCGCCACCCCGGGTGGCGCCGTCCCTCCTCCCACCGGGAGTCATGCCACGAACCCACCAGGAGAGGCGAAGCGGCACGCCTGGTGGCGGCCCGAACTCGGCCTCTCCCTGGTCGTCCTCGTCCTGGGTGTGCTCGTCATCGTCGGCACGCTGGACGTCGCCGCCGCCACCTCGGCCCTCGGCCTCGGCCCTCGGTTCTTCCCGATGCTCGTCGGCGGCTCCCTCGTCCTCATCGGCGTCTTCTACACCCTCGACGTCCTGCGCGGCGGCAGGGGCGACCCCGAGGAGAGCGAGGACATCGACGCCGACGCCCCCGCCGACTGGAGAAGCGTCGGCCTGGTCAGCGGCATCTTCCTGGCCTTCACCGCGCTCCTCGGCACCCTCGGCTGGATCATCGCCGCCTCCCTGCTCTTCTTCGGCCTCTCGGTCGTCCTGGGCGCCGGCAGCAAGCCGAGGGCTGCGGTCATCGCCGTGGTCCTCGGCGTGCTCTCCTACGTGGCCTTCGTCAAGGGCCTCGGCGTCACCCTGCCCGGCGGCCTCCTGCAGGGGGTGATCTGAGTGGAATCGCTCCAGCTCCTCCTGGAGGGCTTCGGCACCGCCCTCACCCCGGTCAACCTGCTCTACGCGCTCGTCGGCGTCACGCTCGGCACGCTGGTCGGCGTCCTGCCCGGCATCGGGCCCGCCATGACCGTCGCCCTGCTGCTGCCCATCACCTTCACCGTGCCCCCGGCCAGCGCGTTCATCATGTTCGCCGGCATCTACTACGGCGGTATGTACGGCGGCTCCACCACCTCCATCCTGCTCAACACGCCCGGCGAGTCGTCCTCGATGATCACGGCGCTCGAGGGCAACAAGATGGCCAGGCGGGGCAGGGCCGCCCAGGCGCTGGCCACAGCCGCCATCGGCTCGTTCGTCGCGGGCACGATCGCGACCGGCCTGCTGGTCGTGGCCGCCCCCGCGGTGGTCGACTTCGCGATCTCCTTCGGCCCCGAGGACTACTTCGCGCTGGCCATCCTGGCCTTCACCGCCATCTCCTCCGTGCTGTCGCGCTCGATGGTCCGCGGCCTGGCCTCCCTCGGCCTCGGCCTGGTGATCGGCCTGATCGGCATCGACGTGCAGACCGGACAGGCCCGCCTCACCCTCGGCGTCCCCCAGCTGCTCGACGGCATCGACGTGGTGATCGTGGCGGTCGGCCTGTTCGCGCTGGGCGAGGCGCTCTACGTCGCCTCCAGGCTGCGCCACGCCAGCC
This window of the Nonomuraea africana genome carries:
- a CDS encoding 2-hydroxyacid dehydrogenase, whose protein sequence is MKIWVPSEAAAGVLTDLPDVECVVYDGQGPVPDGADEVEVWIPPLIPVPDTPGLMAAMKRLKLVQTVTAGVEPYRPDLPQGVTLCNARGVHDAGTAEWAVGAMIAVLREFPGFVDAQRRGEWTYHHTGVLADARVLIVGYGSIGAALERRLEGFEVEVVRVARTAREGVHAMEELESLLPEADVVVLLVPATAETTGMVDAAFLARMKDGALLVNAARGAVVVTDDLVAELESGRLRAALDVSDPEPIPEGHPLWNAPGVFITPHVAGSTPASTRRSLRLIRSQLLRYLAGEPLKNVITESY
- a CDS encoding PQQ-dependent sugar dehydrogenase, giving the protein MGHMRAWFVIMMTAFTVVGCAAAPAEIAARPAGTASPTTTPGDPRTIAEGLSVPWAIAFTEGGDALVTERDSARLLRVTAAGKVTPLGEIEGVEPDGEGGLMGVAARGDQVFLYYTAASDNRIVRYRLAGDTLSDRKVIVKGIPKGGIHNGGRLAFGPDGFLYASTGETGDQALAQDRDSLAGKILRMTADGAPAPGNPFGTLVHSYGHRNVQGLAWDSSGRLYASEFGANSFDEVNLIEAGGNYGWPEVEGVGDDPDYVNPIVTWDTSEASPSGMAYAEGSLWVGALRGERLWQVPLDGAGSAGRPVDHLRDAHGRLRAVTLAPDGTLWIGTSNKDGRGDPRQGDDRIMSVPVG
- a CDS encoding VanW family protein is translated as MANARPIDPPTDPFASVPTPPPGNGRKPRMGGLPPGVSPDIYGPGGRREPAPAGPNALPPVAPVPQPWPMAEPQRHDAPPPPPDFGFQERSSEPPRPPAKRGGRLLPVLAIVLGVLVALAYLVPAVAMSGSVLRGTRVGGVDIGGMTVTEAADTLRDELAPKVELPLDVEVNGRKETIDSDEAGVELDVVGTIEQAPSGFPDPVEVWRALTGTTEIEPKVSVESAQLARTVESLAAKVDQKAREGRVVFKGTTPVSVAPRDGVVLDQEAAVKLISDGFLKPRATVSLPVKVDQPTTTPAAVKAAAATAAKAVSGPITLTRDGKQAQIPASVIAANLTFVSDGEGALEPRFDARKALSGIESQLIDAAQAPRDATYDVVGDRLKLVPARKGKGVDDKRLAADVAKALASGGSRTIPVELAVVAPRLTDSELRGLGIKEKVGSFTTQHPCCQNRVTNIHLMADAVDGHIVRPGETFSINGLVGERTAAKGYLPAGQIVAGKMEDGVGGGVSQFATTMYNAAYFGGFEDVEHLAHMYWISRYPPGREATVFWPTVDLKWKNDSEYGVLVKTSYTSTSITVTLWSTKRYDKVESVTSPKRNVVPVVREQDDSPDCKPTEGHEGFTIDVTRVISNDGAEVKRDTKTTVYRMEKLVTCVKPPSDDLE
- a CDS encoding response regulator, whose amino-acid sequence is MTVRVLVVDDDFMVARIHGGYVSKVQGFEVVGTAHTGAAALDAVAREHPDLVLLDIYLPDMSGLEVLNRLRGVDVLMISAARDLPTVREAMRGGAISYLIKPFTAAALAERLTQYAATRRQLTAIGPEVRQDDIDRLFGVVRAPLPKGLSSATCALVADALRQAAGDLSASEAAALTGLSRVSARRYLEYLCAAGRAELRPRYGTTGRPEHRYRWMS
- a CDS encoding ATP-binding protein produces the protein MAAVRLGTQLFVLQMVIVVLAVSGTAVVWAQHTRTQLDSQYQQRALAIAEAVAGMPQVRAAFAAEDPSALLQPIAAGVQLETGADYVVIANREQKRYAHPNTSLIGKRLSTDGSQVLTGQKWVGVQTGTIGTTVRGKAPIYDEYGTVIGLTSVGVLVEKVDAQVGAVLAPLLYTALAVLVAGSAAAALIVRRVRRQTFGLEPGEIAKLLEQREGVLHGVKEGVLALDMEGRVTLVNDAARELLGEVGADLTAMPVSERMRDVLGGADPGEDRIVLHGERVLVLNRTPVSVRGRQRGWVITLRDRTELVRLAAELDSASSATEALRAQAHEFANRMHTVVGLLELGEHDAAVSFITRTTRNTYATGIRDRVADPTLAALLLAKSAEAAERGATLVLADDTCVPEGVIDDPQDAVLVVGNLVANAIDALDGAQGTIEVSVRATEEGLRVRVGDSGPGITADLVEEVFREGFTTKAAHSGPRGLGLALTRQACMRRGGWVRVHNAGGAVFTALLP
- a CDS encoding Bug family tripartite tricarboxylate transporter substrate binding protein is translated as MRLRILAAIAALSVAALTGCGGQGTTGGTGTLRIMAPAAVGGGWDQTSRTAEQAIKSVFPDRKIEVFNVPGAGGTIGLAQLAGEKGNGNMLMTMGLVMVGAIEQNKSKVTLADTTPIAKLTEEYEIVVVPADSPLKTLADLAAAWKADPAKVSVAGGSAGGTDHILAGLMAKAAGVDPKRVNYIAHSGGGEALNALLGNKVTIGVSGVGEFAEHVKSGKLRALGVSSPARIDSVDAPTLKEGGLDVELANWRGMVAPAGVSDVDKKSLIDLVTKMHDSQAWKDAVAKNGWIDAFQTGQQFADFLTAEQTRVKAVIAEMGLVS
- a CDS encoding tripartite tricarboxylate transporter TctB family protein yields the protein MSAPRDDGATPGGAVPPPTGSHATNPPGEAKRHAWWRPELGLSLVVLVLGVLVIVGTLDVAAATSALGLGPRFFPMLVGGSLVLIGVFYTLDVLRGGRGDPEESEDIDADAPADWRSVGLVSGIFLAFTALLGTLGWIIAASLLFFGLSVVLGAGSKPRAAVIAVVLGVLSYVAFVKGLGVTLPGGLLQGVI